In a single window of the Mauremys reevesii isolate NIE-2019 linkage group 3, ASM1616193v1, whole genome shotgun sequence genome:
- the LOC120401182 gene encoding histone H2B 8-like — MAHSAPGQTQKKGGKKCRKTRKESYSISTYNVLKQVHQDAGIYSRVMGIMNSFVNYIFKHLAREASHLVHYNKRSAITFWEIQTTVHLLQPGELAKHAVSKCTKAVTKYTSSK; from the coding sequence atGGCTCACTCAGCACCTGGACAGACTCAGAAGAAAGGGGGTAAGAAATGCAGAAAGACCAGGAAGGAGAGTTACTCTATCTCCACGTACAACGTACTGAAGCAAGTTCATCAAGACGCCGGTATTTACTCCAGGGTCATGGGTATCATGAACTCCTTCGTCAATTATATCTTCAAGCACTTGGCCCGAGAAGCCTCTCATTTAGTGCATTATAACAAGCGCTCAGCCATCACTTTCTGGGAGATCCAGACCACTGTGCACTTGCTGCAGCCAGGAGAGCTGGCCAAACATGCTGTGTCTAAGTGTACTAAGGCCGTCACAAAATATACTAGTTCCAAGTAA